In Hermetia illucens chromosome 1, iHerIll2.2.curated.20191125, whole genome shotgun sequence, one genomic interval encodes:
- the LOC119646645 gene encoding uncharacterized protein LOC119646645: MFAYIVTYFAIKGLLCQTITNYLSEIESNYRFHSIVFIAPNRTILDIFDMSNFKTPIIYLTNDWEMQVEDFLDLNNLFVVFMANNELLSERRVFAHSKSMVITVSWHESGPPEVLTYNPFPQLKVTRVKSTQHPFEKAHLNLMGYPIRSFIAQDPPRAFKYINRYGRKIYAGNGLNTVLAFVGKHNGTFVDTNANQNKDIDDHVLHRLIDDKEVDITAHPYQLRIVFVSYSYPVNQDKICLMVKAAQEIPAPLYNILPFEETTWYSIFGSILIFLLVHFLVKLTFGRGVDFVVDITDCLRIIMATIPKMGIYSRSWQSRVIFIFLIYYGVIITSLYQSTLTSLYTTKVYGKEMESAEDMIKANLTIMVHKSRWYLLISFIEPPVFRKQFLPVETDIIQHHWKALDTNYGYVVSSEKIVWILGPQAFSKRALFRSPIYCFFPISLMLGMQYLSPFEESLDRVILQSYQAGLRDKWLKDAFDQSVEGGLTKRKILVENKYKPLIWENLEYFWILWSGGMILSIVCFSIEVCISKIRKMSFVCIPH; encoded by the exons ATGTTCGCTTACATCGTGACATACTTCGCTATCAAAGGACTTCTATGTCAAACCATTACGAACTACCTTTCTGAAATTGAATCTAACTATCGGTTTCATAGCATTGTTTTCATAGCTCCTAATCGTACTATTTTGGATATCTTCGATATGAGTAATTTCAAAACACCAATAATCTATCTGACCAATGACTGGGAAATGCAGGTTGAGGATTTTCTCGACTTAAATAATCTTTTCGTTGTTTTCATGGCAAATAATGAACTTCTCTCCGAACGCCGAGTGTTCGCTCATTCTAAAAGCATG GTAATCACAGTCAGCTGGCATGAAAGCGGACCTCCTGAGGTTTTAACTTATAACCCATTTCCTCAGTTGAAAGTTACAAGGGTCAAGAGTACACAACACCCGTTCGAAAAGGCTCATCTTAATCTGATGGGTTATCCAATTCGTTCATTTATTGCACAGGATCCTCCGCGAGCATTCAAATACATCAATCGATATGGAAGAAAGATTTATGCTGGAAATGGACTAAACACTGTATTAGCGTTTGTGGGGAAACATAATGGAACCTTTGTGGATACCAACGCCAACCAGAACAAGGACATTGATGATCACGTGCTACATCGTTTAATTGACGACAAAGAAGTCGATATTACTGCACATCCATATCAGTTACGTATAGTTTTTGTATCCTACAGTTATCCTGTTAATCAAGACAAAATTTGCCTTATGGTAAAAGCAGCTCAAGAAATTCCAGCTCCGCTGTACAATATTTTACCATTTGAAGAAACCACTTGGTATTCCATCTTCGGTTCTATTCTGATTTTCCTTCTTGTTCATTTTCTGGTAAAGCTCACATTTGGGAGGGGGGTCGATTTCGTAGTAGATATTACTGATTGTCTCAGAATCATCATGGCAACCATCCCTAAAATGGGTATTTACAGCCGATCCTGGCAGAGTAGagttattttcatatttctgaTATATTACGGTGTTATTATCACAAGTCTCTATCAATCAACCCTCACCAGTCTTTACACAACTAAAGTCTATGGAAAAGAGATGGAATCTGCAGAGGATATGATCAAGGCTAACTTGACTATAATGGTCCACAAGAGTAGGTGGTATCTTCTAATTAGCTTCATTGAGCCACCAGTTTTTCGAAAACAGTTTTTACCCGTTGAAACGGATATCATTCAACATCATTGGAAAGCTCTCGACACAAATTACGGATACGTTGTTAGCTCTGAAAAGATTGTTTGGATATTGGGACCACAAGCGTTCTCTAAGCGAGCTTtattcagatcaccgatatacTGCTTCTTCCCAATATCACTGATGCTTGGCATGCAGTATCTTTCACCATTCGAAGAGTCCTTGGACAGAGTGATTTTGCAATCTTATCAGGCAGGTTTGCGCGATAAGTGGTTAAAAGATGCTTTTGATCAAAGCGTTGAGGGTGGtttaacaaaaaggaaaattctGGTAGAGAATAAATATAAACCGTTGATTTGGGAGAATCTGGAATATTTTTGGATTCTTTGGTCTGGAGGAATGATTCTATCCATTGTGTGTTTCTCAATTGAAGTGTGCATTAGCAAAATAAGGAAAATGTCTTTTGTTTGCATTCCTCATTAA
- the LOC119646663 gene encoding uncharacterized protein LOC119646663: protein MHSKVGFLLPCYPGLDTTFEMTNFVLTLIKTIVLSRVINNIQCNHDSILNFILNVESNTQFHSVAVTSPSSGGFPDLNFAKLKTPLIFLVDTSEEKAEPFLNSNVLFIVYMRSCSVLAPETILLYAKHMARHGKVLLVELEKEEMVDEICMEDTFKWFWKTGILRVVAIHQASQGSLQVFSYNPFPKMKVFKVTNWNHLYDDRLGNLQGYPIRSIISKELPRSFKYTNREGKEVLGGYTAKIFLAFLKKHNGTLLVIDIGDLDFVYGLSLITLAAEGKVDLLMNQFPCISTDVSCSYPTNQMKMVVLVPTAKPVKVSLYIVLPFEESVWVLLLCSVVILVVVYFFLTRISGRHVSFMEAFVSSIGVIIAIIPTMDYQRISWQSRVIFLLSVVFGVIMNNVYQSVLTSFYTTKIYEKQIETPEEVVEANLTILVNENDWLFLQFAIDSDRFRHQFRPIPYHEANKYRETYNTEFGNLMPDDKADRLLRQQMFFSRPLVRMLRYTMIRIPMVLFMPFYTPYEEAVSRVILQCQETGLLEKWLRDSTEEIMQAESVKRWMFFESKYKPLVLENFDCYWILWFIGLMLSFVIFIIECLLGLMRRNNGTN from the coding sequence ATGCACTCGAAAGTAGGATTCCTGTTGCCTTGTTATCCTGGATTAGACACAACGTTTGAAATGACAAATTTTGTGTTAACattaataaaaactattgttttAAGTAGAGTAATCAATAACATCCAGTGCAACCACGATAGCATCTTGAACTTCATTTTGAACGTTGAAAGTAATACCCAGTTTCACAGCGTTGCCGTCACATCCCCCAGTTCAGGAGGATTCCCGGATTTGAACTTTGCCAAGCTGAAAACTCCCTTAATATTTCTTGTAGATACTTCAGAGGAGAAAGCTGAACCTTTCCTGAACAGCAACGTTCTTTTCATTGTTTATATGCGTAGTTGTTCGGTGCTAGCACCCGAGACTATTTTACTGTATGCTAAGCATATGGCACGACATGGAAAGGTTCTTCTGGTAGAGCTTGAAAAGGAAGAAATGGTGGATGAGATCTGCATGGAAGATACTTTTAAATGGTTTTGGAAAACCGGAATTTTACGTGTAGTTGCGATCCATCAAGCAAGTCAGGGATCTTTACAGGTCTTCAGTTACAACCCGTTCCCCAAAATGAAGGTCTTCAAGGTTACAAATTGGAACCATCTTTATGATGACAGATTGGGGAATTTGCAAGGCTATCCAATACGTTCCATTATATCTAAAGAGCTACCACGCAGTTTCAAATATACGAATCGGGAAGGGAAAGAAGTTCTTGGCGGTTACACGGCGAAAATTTTCCTGGCTTTCTTGAAAAAACATAATGGAACACTCCTCGTGATTGATATTGGAGATCTTGATTTTGTGTATGGCCTTTCCTTAATAACGCTTGCTGCGGAAGGAAAAGTTGATCTTTTAATGAATCAATTCCCTTGCATTTCAACTGATGTCTCCTGCAGTTACCCGACAAACCAAATGAAAATGGTTGTATTAGTTCCAACAGCCAAACCAGTAAAGGTTTCATTGTATATTGTTCTACCATTTGAGGAATCTGTATGGGTCCTTCTTCTTTGTTCAGTAGTTATCTTGGTGGTTGTCTACTTTTTTCTTACAAGGATATCTGGACGACATGTTTCGTTTATGGAAGCTTTCGTGAGTAGTATCGGAGTCATTATAGCAATCATTCCAACAATGGACTATCAACGGATTTCATGGCAGAGTCGAGTGATATTTCTGTTATCAGTGGTATTTGGTGTTATTATGAACAACGTCTATCAATCCGTGCTGACCAGTTTTTACACAACAAAGATCTATGAGAAGCAGATTGAGACACCAGAAGAAGTGGTAGAAGCTAACCTAACCATACTTGTTAATGAAAATGATTGGCTATTTTTGCAATTCGCGATTGACTCAGATCGTTTTCGTCACCAATTTCGTCCGATTCCTTACCATGAGGCCAACAAGTACCGGGAGACTTACAATACGGAATTTGGGAACTTAATGCCGGACGATAAGGCCGACCGTTTACTGAGACAACAGATGTTCTTTTCCCGACCCTTAGTGAGAATGTTACGTTATACCATGATCCGTATACCAATGGTGCTGTTCATGCCATTCTATACTCCCTATGAGGAAGCAGTCAGTCGAGTTATATTGCAATGTCAAGAGACTGGACTTTTAGAGAAATGGTTAAGGGATTCGACGGAGGAAATAATGCAGGCAGAGAGTGTCAAAAGATGGATGTTCTTTGAGAGCAAATACAAACCTTTGGTTTTGGAGAATTTCGATTGCTACTGGATTTTATGGTTTATTGGACTAATGTTATCCTTTGTCATTTTTATCATTGAATGTCTGCTTGGTCTTATGAGGAGGAATAATGGCacaaattga